A part of Synechococcus sp. UW179A genomic DNA contains:
- the rpsF gene encoding 30S ribosomal protein S6: MTQTPYYETMYILRPDIPEEEVESHLTKYRDILVETGADVLDNQMRGKRRLAYPIAKHKEGIYVQLSHNGDGQQVAVLEKAMRLSEDVIRYLTVKQDGPLPAPRVAPGTEPAAQPETAEASA; encoded by the coding sequence ATGACCCAGACGCCTTACTACGAGACCATGTACATCCTTCGTCCGGACATTCCGGAAGAGGAAGTCGAGTCTCATCTCACCAAGTACCGCGACATCCTGGTGGAAACCGGTGCTGATGTCCTGGACAACCAAATGCGCGGCAAGCGTCGCCTCGCCTATCCGATCGCAAAGCACAAAGAAGGCATCTACGTTCAGCTGAGCCACAACGGTGATGGACAGCAGGTTGCTGTTCTTGAGAAGGCGATGCGCCTCAGCGAAGACGTCATCCGCTATCTCACCGTCAAGCAAGATGGACCTCTGCCGGCTCCCCGCGTGGCTCCAGGCACTGAACCCGCAGCACAGCCCGAAACAGCCGAAGCTTCCGCCTAA
- a CDS encoding Tic20 family protein: MPIPVWQRFLGLLVYVLPWSDAIPFGSHLMGQFPWMQWLTLPALPLVLLERGIPFGNLLVFFLLFLAVVRNSNVPYFLRFNTLQALLVDIIVVLLGYAFGILLQPLSSGLMLRTLSSTVVVAVLAVVLFAWIECIRGREPDLPGLSQAVRMQLY; encoded by the coding sequence ATGCCCATTCCCGTCTGGCAACGGTTCCTGGGTCTGCTGGTGTATGTGCTGCCCTGGAGCGATGCAATTCCCTTCGGTAGCCATCTGATGGGTCAGTTCCCCTGGATGCAGTGGCTCACGCTGCCTGCATTGCCTCTGGTGCTGCTCGAACGGGGCATCCCCTTCGGAAATCTGCTGGTGTTCTTCCTGCTGTTTCTAGCTGTGGTGCGCAATTCAAACGTGCCTTACTTCCTGCGCTTCAACACACTCCAGGCCCTGCTGGTGGACATCATCGTGGTGCTACTCGGCTACGCCTTTGGCATCCTGCTGCAACCGCTCAGCAGTGGGCTGATGCTGCGCACTCTTTCGAGCACGGTGGTGGTGGCCGTACTGGCCGTGGTGCTCTTCGCTTGGATCGAATGTATCCGCGGCAGAGAGCCCGATCTTCCCGGGTTGAGCCAGGCCGTTCGCATGCAGCTCTACTGA